One region of Primulina tabacum isolate GXHZ01 chromosome 1, ASM2559414v2, whole genome shotgun sequence genomic DNA includes:
- the LOC142553795 gene encoding photosystem II 22 kDa protein, chloroplastic-like: MAAQTMLLTANAISGGEALIKRLKPKPFSHFLLPPKAGSPPFSTAGILALFKAKTKADPVKKTSAVKDKVKVEDGIFGTSGGIGFTKQNELFVGRVAMIGFAASLLGEAITGKGILAQLNLETGIPIYEAEPLLLFFILFNLLGAIGALGDRGRFVDEPAGLDRAVIAPGKGFRSALGLGGGGPLFGFTKANELFVGRLAQLGIAFSIIGEIVTGKGALAQLNIETGVPITEIEPLILFNVAFFFFAAINPGTGKFLTDDGDD, translated from the exons TGCTGCTTACTGCTAATGCAATTAGTGGCGGGGAGGCATTGATCAAAAGACTGAAACCAAAACCCTTTTCTCATTTCTTGTTGCCTCCGAAGGCTGGTTCTCCTCCATTTTCAACAGCTGGAATCCTTGCCCTTTTCAAGGCCAAAACCAAGGCTGATCCTGTCAAGAAG ACCTCAGCTGTGAAAGATAAGGTTAAGGTGGAAGATGGGATCTTTGGAACTTCTGGAGGAATTGGTTTCACCAAGCAAAATGAGCTATTTGTTGGTCGTGTTGCCATGATTGGCTTTGCT GCTTCACTTCTGGGAGAAGCTATTACAGGAAAGGGAATCTTAGCACAATTGAATTTGGAAACAGGGATTCCAATCTACGAAGCTGAGCCTCTTCTTCTATTTTTCATACTGTTCAACTTGCTAGGAGCCATCGGAGCATTAGGCGACCGCGGCCGATTTGTCGACGAACCTGCCGGACTTGACAGGGCCGTTATTGCTCCTGGGAAAGGCTTCAGGTCTGCATTGGGTCTTGGTGGAGGAG GTCCTTTATTCGGCTTCACGAAAGCCAACGAGCTTTTCGTTGGGAGACTGGCACAACTTGGTATTGCATTCTCAATAATCGGAGAGATCGTCACTGGAAAAGGGGCTTTGGCTCAGTTGAACATCGAAACCGGAGTTCCCATCACCGAGATCGAACCCCTTATTCTCTTCAACGTGGCCTTCTTCTTCTTCGCAGCCATAAATCCTGGCACTGGCAAATTTCTTACTGACGATGGAGATGATTGA